A genome region from Labilibaculum antarcticum includes the following:
- a CDS encoding ferritin-like domain-containing protein, whose product MGKQGIKISSVDVEELIKMLNAALSEEWLAYYQYWIGARVMEGPMRSEVEPELLLHADQELGHALLVVNRIIQLGGTPVINPTEWTKLARCSYDEPSDPYIEIILEQNLKGERCAIQRYQEIADFTNGKDHSTYQMAVQILNEELEHENDIESWITDLNRMKEEWKKVRM is encoded by the coding sequence ATGGGCAAACAAGGAATTAAAATTTCATCAGTTGATGTAGAAGAACTTATTAAAATGCTAAATGCAGCACTTTCTGAAGAATGGCTTGCGTATTATCAATACTGGATAGGCGCAAGGGTAATGGAAGGTCCTATGCGAAGCGAAGTAGAACCAGAACTATTACTACATGCTGACCAAGAATTAGGACATGCTTTATTGGTAGTCAATAGAATTATTCAATTAGGCGGTACACCCGTAATAAATCCTACCGAATGGACGAAATTGGCTCGTTGTTCTTATGACGAACCATCCGACCCTTACATTGAAATAATTTTAGAACAGAACTTAAAGGGAGAAAGATGTGCAATTCAAAGGTATCAGGAAATAGCCGATTTTACGAATGGCAAAGATCATTCTACCTATCAAATGGCTGTTCAGATTCTGAATGAAGAACTTGAACATGAAAATGATATTGAATCCTGGATTACCGACTTGAATCGAATGAAAGAGGAATGGAA
- a CDS encoding TolC family protein, whose protein sequence is MMKKRYIILSLVLTAFSLQSCFVAKKYQQPEMETVDQYRNVSTTDSATLASMPWEELFTDANLKSLISKALDNNLDYLMAIERVNAAEAYYKQGKMGYLPSLNMGANGGNYELSDNSLTGISAGGNGPNYENYQLTGTISWEADIWGKIRSNKRASQAGYLQSEAARRAVESSLVGNLASAYFQLIALDAQVSVAKRTVTNRIEGLETMKSLKEAGQVTEAAVKQTEAQLYNTQILLLNLEENVNLLENTLSLLLGQNAGDIVRGKLDDQKVVAELKTGFPAQLLRNRPDVMVAEYGLMNAFELTNVARSNFYPSLSISASAGLESINFDDWFSTSSLFSNVIGNLTQPIFNKRSIRTKYEVAKAQQAEARYNFKKSMLQAGKEVSDALYSYQSEGRKYEIQKMELEALTKAVQYSEELLNNGYENTTYIEVLTARNNALSSEINTIDTKFQQLNTIVELYLSLGGGWSHK, encoded by the coding sequence ATGATGAAGAAAAGATATATAATACTTAGTCTGGTCTTGACAGCATTCAGTCTTCAATCCTGTTTTGTTGCAAAAAAATACCAACAACCAGAAATGGAAACTGTAGATCAGTATCGAAATGTTTCCACAACCGATTCGGCAACACTTGCCAGCATGCCTTGGGAGGAATTGTTTACCGATGCGAACCTGAAAAGCTTAATTAGTAAAGCTTTGGATAACAATCTGGACTACCTTATGGCTATTGAGCGTGTAAATGCGGCAGAAGCTTATTACAAGCAAGGTAAAATGGGTTATCTGCCTAGTCTTAACATGGGTGCAAATGGGGGTAACTACGAATTGTCGGACAATAGCTTGACAGGAATTTCGGCAGGCGGCAATGGCCCAAATTACGAAAACTACCAATTAACAGGTACCATTTCGTGGGAAGCTGATATTTGGGGAAAAATCCGAAGCAACAAAAGAGCAAGCCAAGCTGGTTATTTGCAAAGTGAAGCTGCTCGAAGAGCTGTAGAAAGTTCTTTAGTTGGCAATTTAGCATCGGCTTATTTTCAGTTGATTGCTTTGGATGCTCAGGTTAGTGTTGCAAAACGAACAGTAACCAACCGAATTGAAGGCCTGGAGACTATGAAAAGTCTTAAGGAAGCAGGTCAGGTAACGGAAGCTGCTGTAAAGCAAACAGAAGCACAATTGTACAACACTCAAATTCTTCTTTTAAATTTGGAAGAGAATGTAAATTTGTTAGAAAACACACTTTCTCTACTACTGGGACAAAATGCCGGAGATATTGTTCGTGGAAAACTAGATGACCAAAAGGTTGTGGCTGAATTGAAAACTGGTTTTCCTGCACAATTATTAAGAAACCGACCCGATGTAATGGTAGCTGAATATGGCCTGATGAATGCTTTTGAGCTGACTAATGTTGCCCGCAGTAACTTCTACCCTAGTTTGAGTATTAGTGCCAGCGCAGGTTTGGAAAGCATCAATTTCGACGATTGGTTCAGCACCTCTTCATTGTTTAGCAATGTGATTGGGAATTTGACCCAACCAATTTTTAACAAGCGAAGTATCAGAACCAAGTATGAAGTAGCTAAAGCTCAACAAGCCGAAGCTCGTTACAATTTCAAAAAATCGATGCTACAGGCAGGCAAAGAAGTTTCGGATGCATTGTACAGTTACCAATCTGAAGGAAGAAAATATGAAATTCAGAAAATGGAATTGGAAGCTTTAACAAAAGCAGTTCAGTATTCCGAAGAATTGCTAAACAACGGCTACGAAAACACAACCTATATTGAGGTTCTAACTGCACGTAACAATGCTCTTAGTTCAGAGATTAATACCATAGACACTAAATTCCAACAATTAAATACCATTGTGGAACTATACCTTTCCTTAGGTGGTGGTTGGAGCCATAAATAG